The proteins below come from a single Eubacterium limosum genomic window:
- the eutC gene encoding ethanolamine ammonia-lyase subunit EutC: MNNQINEKQILEAVMKVLGENKNHKPQNNNTSILTESSKNGDLIDITEIDLRKELLIDHPQNGEMYLRLKGRTPARLGIGKAGPRYKTSTMLRIRADLAAARDAVQTMVSPEFIDDLKLPVVKTKAEDKAQYLLRPDLGRIFDEENTKIMKERLKQNPDVQIVIGDGLSSTAIEANIREILPALEQGLRSFGVDPGTPVFVEYSRVGAGDFIAEAVGAKLVLILIGERPGVASSESMSCYMTYNPKVGMMESGRTVISNIHQHGTPPSEAGAHIAELVNTMLREKKSGVDLVVDSNKTTVC, encoded by the coding sequence ATGAATAATCAAATAAATGAAAAGCAAATATTAGAGGCGGTTATGAAAGTTTTGGGAGAAAACAAAAACCATAAACCCCAAAACAATAATACATCTATTTTGACAGAATCCAGTAAAAATGGCGACCTAATAGATATTACAGAAATAGATCTGCGCAAAGAGTTACTGATAGATCATCCCCAAAATGGAGAAATGTATCTCCGTTTAAAAGGCAGAACGCCCGCAAGACTTGGCATTGGAAAAGCCGGCCCCCGTTATAAAACATCTACGATGCTGAGAATACGCGCTGATCTCGCTGCTGCGCGAGATGCCGTTCAAACAATGGTTTCCCCAGAATTTATTGATGATCTGAAGCTGCCAGTAGTTAAAACAAAGGCAGAAGATAAAGCTCAGTATTTATTACGTCCAGATTTGGGAAGAATTTTCGATGAAGAAAACACGAAAATTATGAAGGAACGCTTAAAACAAAATCCAGATGTTCAAATTGTCATTGGTGATGGGCTTAGTTCCACAGCGATTGAGGCAAATATCCGGGAAATACTACCGGCGTTAGAACAAGGGTTGAGATCCTTTGGTGTTGATCCAGGAACACCAGTTTTTGTTGAGTATTCCCGTGTGGGAGCAGGTGATTTTATCGCTGAAGCCGTTGGTGCAAAACTGGTTTTAATTCTTATCGGAGAAAGGCCGGGGGTGGCTTCATCCGAAAGTATGAGTTGCTATATGACGTATAATCCGAAAGTAGGTATGATGGAATCTGGGAGAACCGTCATCTCCAATATACATCAGCATGGAACACCCCCATCTGAAGCTGGTGCGCATATCGCGGAGCTTGTTAATACCATGTTACGTGAAAAGAAAAGCGGTGTTGATTTAGTCGTTGACTCAAATAAGACAACGGTCTGTTAA
- a CDS encoding cupin domain-containing protein, whose translation MDDKQIYEIIHKVLDELTDNTIKNKALEFEKKVDESGVLCVKTDTVKPEPFDTGKSGDKVFLKDIVTLNESPRLGAGVMEMEHTTFDWTLGYDEFDYIIEGTLCININGRSIVGNKGDVIFIPKGSSIQFSAPQFARFVYITYPADWQ comes from the coding sequence ATGGACGATAAACAGATATATGAAATTATTCATAAAGTATTAGATGAATTGACGGATAATACAATTAAAAATAAAGCTTTGGAATTCGAAAAAAAAGTTGATGAGAGTGGTGTGCTCTGTGTAAAGACGGATACCGTAAAGCCTGAACCTTTTGATACTGGAAAATCCGGCGATAAAGTATTTTTAAAAGATATTGTTACATTAAATGAAAGTCCGCGTCTGGGAGCCGGAGTAATGGAAATGGAGCATACAACATTCGACTGGACACTCGGGTATGATGAGTTTGACTACATTATAGAAGGTACGCTATGCATTAATATAAATGGCCGTTCCATTGTTGGGAATAAAGGTGATGTTATTTTTATTCCCAAAGGGTCTTCAATTCAGTTTTCAGCTCCACAATTTGCGAGATTTGTTTATATCACTTATCCTGCGGATTGGCAATAG
- a CDS encoding ethanolamine utilization protein EutH → MSVSTIIIYIMVAFMFWGAIDKVFLNNRFGYGAQFEEGINTMGPLAMSMVGIMCLAPVIGNILTPIVAPAFNLIGADPAMFSGSLLAIDMGGFPLAQAMTSNQDIVVLSGILLASMLGCTIVFSIPVSLSIVEEKDKTFLAKGMMIGIISIPFGTFIGAMIAGIPVLLTLINIVPAALLSILLAIGLWKIPNGLLKGFSIFSKIITIIIVMSFACAIVEGLTGIVIIPGMDPIGPQLEIIGTIAITLAGAYPLVHFITTTMSKLLSKFGKIMGVNDIAVAGMIAALANSIPTFGMVKDMDNRGKVIAIAFAVPAVAALGDHLGYVSANASEYLLPLVIGKVAAGIIAVLVALLFLKNDKNEAIKVEGE, encoded by the coding sequence ATGAGTGTTAGTACAATTATTATTTATATCATGGTGGCTTTTATGTTTTGGGGAGCCATCGATAAAGTTTTTTTGAATAATCGTTTTGGATATGGGGCACAGTTTGAAGAAGGCATAAACACCATGGGACCACTTGCAATGTCAATGGTAGGGATTATGTGTCTAGCGCCTGTTATTGGAAATATTTTAACACCTATTGTTGCACCTGCTTTTAATTTGATTGGTGCAGATCCGGCAATGTTTTCTGGATCACTATTAGCAATTGACATGGGGGGATTTCCGCTTGCACAGGCCATGACATCAAATCAGGACATTGTAGTTCTTTCGGGTATTTTGCTTGCGTCCATGCTGGGTTGTACTATTGTTTTCTCAATTCCTGTATCTTTGAGTATTGTGGAAGAAAAGGATAAAACTTTTTTGGCAAAGGGCATGATGATTGGTATTATATCCATTCCCTTCGGAACTTTTATTGGTGCTATGATTGCAGGCATACCGGTATTGTTAACATTAATCAACATTGTACCTGCGGCTTTACTCTCCATACTTCTGGCTATTGGATTATGGAAAATTCCAAATGGTTTGCTTAAAGGCTTCAGTATATTTTCTAAGATTATTACGATCATCATTGTAATGTCTTTTGCATGTGCGATTGTCGAGGGTCTGACAGGAATTGTTATCATTCCAGGAATGGACCCTATCGGTCCGCAACTTGAGATTATTGGAACAATTGCTATTACTTTAGCAGGTGCTTACCCACTCGTGCATTTCATTACGACGACGATGTCAAAGCTTTTATCAAAATTTGGAAAAATTATGGGTGTTAACGATATTGCTGTGGCTGGGATGATTGCAGCGCTGGCAAACAGTATTCCAACCTTTGGGATGGTTAAGGATATGGATAATCGAGGAAAAGTTATTGCAATTGCTTTTGCAGTTCCAGCAGTAGCAGCATTAGGCGATCATTTAGGATATGTCTCTGCCAATGCATCGGAGTATCTTTTGCCTTTAGTCATTGGAAAAGTTGCAGCAGGTATTATTGCTGTCTTGGTTGCCCTGCTATTTTTAAAGAATGATAAAAATGAAGCAATTAAAGTGGAAGGAGAATAA
- the eutL gene encoding ethanolamine utilization microcompartment protein EutL gives MKGDRIKTYVLSQKLIPNVDKDMFKELKLPDNHRSIGIFTADNDDAAFIAMDDATKKANIQVAYAESTYGGGSCAWSKYGGEVIGIISGPSPDDVRSGLNYIKEFIETKSSLYSVNEDDSVVYYAYNISRIGKFYANSLGLEEGTSLAYVASAPLESMYALDAALKAANVHVAEFWGPPTVTNCGGALLTGTQSACKAAVDAFANAVAFAVDRPLEI, from the coding sequence ATGAAAGGCGATCGTATTAAAACATATGTCTTAAGTCAAAAATTAATTCCAAATGTTGATAAAGACATGTTTAAAGAATTAAAATTACCTGATAATCACCGCAGTATTGGAATTTTTACAGCGGATAATGATGACGCGGCCTTTATCGCAATGGATGATGCTACTAAAAAAGCAAATATTCAGGTTGCTTATGCAGAATCAACCTATGGTGGGGGAAGTTGTGCCTGGTCAAAATATGGTGGAGAAGTTATAGGCATTATTTCGGGCCCTTCCCCGGATGATGTGCGAAGTGGTCTGAACTATATCAAAGAATTTATTGAAACAAAATCTTCCCTTTACAGTGTAAATGAGGATGATTCGGTTGTATATTATGCTTATAATATATCGAGAATTGGTAAATTTTACGCAAACTCTCTTGGACTGGAGGAAGGGACATCTCTTGCTTATGTAGCGTCTGCACCGCTTGAGTCGATGTATGCTCTGGACGCTGCGCTTAAAGCAGCAAATGTTCATGTGGCTGAATTTTGGGGTCCGCCAACAGTTACTAACTGCGGAGGAGCTCTCTTAACAGGAACGCAGTCTGCCTGTAAGGCGGCAGTGGATGCTTTTGCCAACGCTGTCGCGTTTGCAGTAGATCGGCCGCTTGAGATTTAA